In Aedes albopictus strain Foshan chromosome 3, AalbF5, whole genome shotgun sequence, the following are encoded in one genomic region:
- the LOC109401709 gene encoding ras GTPase-activating protein raskol isoform X5, protein MKTIWETAHPTLQEEPEEDGAEHHIQHNTSLRSALGEFKSRTLPRFHIDNSLCGEGGKGDISDSSSSVFVSEDTSYEKACRRGSAPSTPILGQKSESTSRFTNFFSKRSFRSNPLKRTKSVTKLERSKRGQGGLRGSRSHESLLSNHAVMSTIDLSCIGAIGVVPVHASVLGRRHCFQVRGGTRGERYYSCGSRQERDLWIYSLRKSIAPNAENTRRTDNSLKMWVYEAKALPPKKKYFCEINLDKTLYGRTSVKLRTELLFWGEYFDFPDVPDINVITVNVYREGEKKKKRDKHALVGSVKIPIHEVTSRTFSEDWYPIISDKHDSISKNSSKEPIPTLRIKCRFQSIDILPFGVYQDFLDYIKENYKKVCEILEPVIGVKAKEDIGQALVLLMHAQGMAAAFLTDVVALDLLRVGDQRLTFRGNSLATKSMEAFLKLTGEQYLQDTLSTPISEIISSDRDCEVDPLKANGSLSRQQQALRNAVKTAWNSIADSSKNFPTQLRDCFSTFRERLQMLDREDMADNLISASIFLRFLCPAILSPSLFNITTELPSARATRNLTLVAKTLQTLANFTRFQGKENFMEFLNDFLEHEAPRMKQFLHDISTRSENPMQESILDWAGYIDQGKQLSILHTLLAESIQKLPTSKQLDLHPLPSILESITVAKESNSFITTQQQNPQPQPHPNQENQSLSIAPLKSTERGIMRGVLTPTSLEKNIFRYNDPTVRPLLSQNQSSSSLQHSHSTSSINSATNLHVVSPTITHHNMSSTNNSSDNKYQYQVGSMRTYGTVSQYYNNSSNIGSLKNEKEKSPVLNCGIRASTLPRNNAVTVSNGTINGEPEEHNNATNLIQIGFDPSNAFNRKSPTPLLKSSTHINGSRSRNLNGSQLSLLSDIGKNPLSLGIPHSEMVTSTTPTPAQTQSNPSNMPMSLDDLEDLLNYADEQNIENQKGKEQLTSKGSNISIGQISNICSSGYQSITTQSQSSSPVELGQQQIEYVANKVPPPRKINNGKYGYISHRFTPANNSNLSNLNNNNDQDEHYAPLAYKSPLYPQNSNGNNGGALNAYNNNLIIGSNVSNTVSNSGLINGGGVYKSHLSTIGSGGNLHTSSSDERLSNNDNYRDLDSLNTVNGNGYDSFGSLHGRRLGSSRMPRTNPLMQYKREEPLDIHPIGSYPTGAGSARDHHHHGNSGPGRYQRRMSIDSGRTLSDSSTDTESGPKPTHHSVSVGLGGPAGSGHLGLLGSGGGNHSESKRRYHRTSTSKSVEQCEREIQRLQASVDELRQKLEESELKEVSEDREAISAHHSDSKIRSIIGRLLAMEEELRREQYKMSLVLSHKQRVIEAQGQQIAALDAANNRLLTALSSLRNRYENQSNQSDTSSPAPNASASSC, encoded by the exons ACACATCATACGAAAAAGCATGCCGAAGAGGCTCGGCACCGAGCACCCCGATTCTGGGTCAGAAGTCAGAATCAACCTCGCGGTTCACAAACTTCTTCTCCAAACG TTCCTTTCGATCGAACCCGCTGAAGCGCACAAAGTCCGTCACAAAGCTGGAACGTTCGAAGCGGGGCCAGGGTGGCCTGCGGGGTTCCCGATCACACGAGAGTCTACTCTCGAACCATGCTGTGATGTCCACCATCGATCTGTCCTGTATCGGCGCGATCGGAGTGGTTCCGGTGCACGCGTCAGTATTAGGCCGACGGCACTGCTTCCAGGTGCGAGGAGGCACCCGCGGCGAACGTTACTACAGCTGTGGATCCCGACAGGAGCGGGATCTATGGATCTACAGTTTACGCAAGTCGATCGCACCGAACGCCGAGAACACCAGGCGGACAGACAACTCGCTCAAAATGTGGGTCTACGAAGCCAAAGCACTGCCACCGAAGAAGAAGTACTTCTGCGAGATAAACCTCGACAAGACGCTGTACGGACGCACGTCGGTGAAGCTAAGAACGGAGCTCCTGTTCTGGGGCGAGTATTTCGACTTTCCGGACGTACCGGATATCAACGTGATAACGGTGAATGTCTACCGGGAAGGCGAGAAGAAAAAGAAACGTGACAAACATGCTCTCGTTGGTTCGGTAAAAATCCCGATTCATGAGGTGACCTCCCGAACTTTCTCCGAGGATTGGTATCCGATCATTTCGGATAAACATGATAGTATAAGCAAAAACTCTTCCAAAGAACCAATTCCCACATTGAGGATAAAGTGTCGCTTCCAAAGCATAGACATCCTTCCGTTTGGCGTGTACCAAGATTTCCTGgattatatcaaagaaaactacAAAAAAGTATGCGAAATATTGGAACCAGTTATCGGAGTGAAGGCAAAAGAAGACATTGGTCAAGCACTGGTACTGTTGATGCATGCCCAAGGAATGGCCGCGGCGTTTCTCACTGATGTGGTCGCTCTTGATCTGCTTCGAGTGGGCGATCAACGACTGACCTTCCGTGGTAATTCCCTGGCCACTAAGAGCATGGAAGCTTTCCTTAAACTTACCGGCGAGCAGTACCTGCAGGACACGTTGTCTACCCCAATCTCGGAAATTATCTCATCCGATCGTGACTGTGAGGTGGATCCGCTGAAAGCCAATGGTTCACTCTCACGCCAACAACAGGCGCTTCGGAACGCTGTTAAAACTGCTTGGAACAGCATTGCTGACAGCAGCAAAAACTTCCCAACACAACTACGCGATTGCTTTTCCACATTCCGCGAACGGTTACAGATGCTCGATCGTGAAGACATGGCCGACAACCTCATCAGCGCGTCCATCTTCCTGCGATTCTTGTGTCCTGCAATTCTCTCGCCAAGTCTTTTCAACATCACAACTGAGCTTCCATCGGCGAGGGCCACGCGCAATCTTACACTGGTTGCCAAAACGCTCCAGACATTGGCCAATTTCACTCGTTTCCAAGGTAAAGAAAACTTTATGGAATTCCTTAACGATTTTCTGGAACACGAAGCACCACGAATGAAGCAATTCCTGCATGACATTTCAACGCGATCAGAAAACCCCATGCAGGAAAGCATCCTGGACTGGGCGGGATACATCGACCAAGGAAAGCAACTGTCCATACTTCACACGCTGCTTGCCGAGAGCATTCAAAAACTGCCCACGTCCAAGCAGCTAGACCTGCACCCACTTCCGAGCATCTTGGAATCTATCACAGTCGCCAAGGAATCCAACAGTTTCATCACCACTCAACAGCAGAATCCTCAACCGCAGCCACATCCCAACCAGGAAAACCAAAGCTTATCAATCGCACCGCTAAAGAGCACAGAACGCGGCATAATGAGAGGAGTTCTAACTCCAACCTCCCTGGAAAAGAACATCTTCCGCTACAATGATCCAACCGTACGCCCTCTTCTAAGTCAAAACCAGAGCTCCAGCTCACTCCAACACTCGCACTCCACTTCCAGTATTAACTCGGCCACCAATCTGCACGTGGTGAGCCCCACAATCACACATCACAACATGTCCAGTACAAACAACTCCTCCGATAATAAATACCAATACCAGGTCGGCAGCATGCGAACATACGGCACCGTCTCGCAGTACTACAACAATTCCAGCAACATCGGAAGTCTTAAGAACGAAAAAGAGAAGAGCCCAGTCCTTAACTGCGGTATTCGGGCGAGCACGCTACCCAGAAACAATGCCGTCACTGTTAGCAACGGAACAATTAACGGGGAACCCGAGGAGCACAACAATGCTACTAATCTTATTCAGATCGGCTTCGATCCCAGCAATGCCTTCAACCGAAAGAGTCCAACCCCACTGCTGAAGTCTTCAACTCACATCAACGGCAGTCGAAGTCGTAACCTGAACGGTTCTCAGCTTAGCCTCCTCTCGGACATCGGCAAGAACCCACTCAGCTTGGGAATCCCACACAGCGAGATGGTCACCAGTACGACTCCAACACCCGCCCAAACCCAGTCCAACCCTTCCAACATGCCGATGAGTCTGGACGACCTggaggacctactaaactacgcCGATGAGCAAAACATTGAAAACCAAAAAGGCAAGGAGCAACTTACGAGCAAGGGCAGCAACATCTCAATCGGACAGATCTCCAACATCTGCAGCTCTGGATACCAAAGCATAACGACACAGTCGCAGAGCTCCAGCCCAGTAGAACTCGGCCAGCAACAGATCGAGTACGTGGCAAACAAAGTGCCACCACCCCGAAAAATCAACAACGGCAAATACGGCTACATCAGTCACAGATTCACTCCTGCCAACAACTCCAACCTGTCCAATTTGAACAACAACAACGATCAGGACGAGCACTACGCTCCTCTGGCGTACAAGAGTCCTCTCTACCCGCAGAACTCGAACGGGAACAACGGCGGAGCTCTGAATGCGTACAACAACAACCTAATCATCGGGAGTAACGTTAGCAACACAGTTAGCAACAGCGGATTGATAAACGGCGGAGGCGTCTACAAAAGTCACCTCAGCACGATCGGAAGCGGAGGAAACCTGCACACGTCCAGTAGCGACGAACGGTTAAGCAATAACGACAACTATCGGGACCTGGATTCGTTGAATACCGTCAACGGTAATGGTTACGATTCCTTCGGCAGTCTACATGGCAGACGGTTGGGCAGCAGTCGAATGCCGCGAACGAACCCTTTGATGCAA TACAAGCGCGAAGAGCCGCTGGATATTCATCCGATCGGAAGTTACCCCACCGGAGCGGGCAGCGCCCGTGACCATCACCATCACGGCAACTCCGGACCGGGTCGCTACCAACGTCGGATGAGCATCGATTCCGGCCGGACACTGTCGGACAGTTCGACCGATACCGAGAGCGGACCCAAGCCAACGCACCATTCGGTGTCCGTCGGTTTGGGCGGACCAGCGGGTAGCGGTCATCTGGGCCTGCTCGGCAGTGGCGGCGGCAATCACAGCGAAAGCAAACGGAGATATCATCGCACCAGCACCAGTAAATCGGTGGAACAGTGCGAGCGGGAAATCCAACGACTTCAGGCTTCGGTGGATGAGCTGCGCCAGAAGCTGGAAGAATCCGAACTGAAGGAGGTCAGCGAGGACCGGGAGGCCATTTCGGCGCACCATAGCGATTCGAAGATCCGCAGCATCATTGGACG TCTACTGGCCATGGAGGAGGAACTCCGCCGGGAGCAGTACAAGATGTCGCTGGTCCTGTCGCACAAGCAGCGGGTCATCGAAGCCCAAGGGCAGCAAATTGCTGCCCTGGATGCGGCCAATAACCGGCTGCTAACTGCCCTGTCGAGCCTGCGGAATCGCTACGAAAACCAATCCAACCAAAGTGACACCAGTTCCCCGGCGCCGAATGCCAGTGCATCGTCCTGCTAG
- the LOC109401709 gene encoding ras GTPase-activating protein raskol isoform X6 → MKTIWETAHPTLQEEPEEDGAEHHIQHNTSLRSALGKGDISDSSSSVFVSEDTSYEKACRRGSAPSTPILGQKSESTSRFTNFFSKRSFRSNPLKRTKSVTKLERSKRGQGGLRGSRSHESLLSNHAVMSTIDLSCIGAIGVVPVHASVLGRRHCFQVRGGTRGERYYSCGSRQERDLWIYSLRKSIAPNAENTRRTDNSLKMWVYEAKALPPKKKYFCEINLDKTLYGRTSVKLRTELLFWGEYFDFPDVPDINVITVNVYREGEKKKKRDKHALVGSVKIPIHEVTSRTFSEDWYPIISDKHDSISKNSSKEPIPTLRIKCRFQSIDILPFGVYQDFLDYIKENYKKVCEILEPVIGVKAKEDIGQALVLLMHAQGMAAAFLTDVVALDLLRVGDQRLTFRGNSLATKSMEAFLKLTGEQYLQDTLSTPISEIISSDRDCEVDPLKANGSLSRQQQALRNAVKTAWNSIADSSKNFPTQLRDCFSTFRERLQMLDREDMADNLISASIFLRFLCPAILSPSLFNITTELPSARATRNLTLVAKTLQTLANFTRFQGKENFMEFLNDFLEHEAPRMKQFLHDISTRSENPMQESILDWAGYIDQGKQLSILHTLLAESIQKLPTSKQLDLHPLPSILESITVAKESNSFITTQQQNPQPQPHPNQENQSLSIAPLKSTERGIMRGVLTPTSLEKNIFRYNDPTVRPLLSQNQSSSSLQHSHSTSSINSATNLHVVSPTITHHNMSSTNNSSDNKYQYQVGSMRTYGTVSQYYNNSSNIGSLKNEKEKSPVLNCGIRASTLPRNNAVTVSNGTINGEPEEHNNATNLIQIGFDPSNAFNRKSPTPLLKSSTHINGSRSRNLNGSQLSLLSDIGKNPLSLGIPHSEMVTSTTPTPAQTQSNPSNMPMSLDDLEDLLNYADEQNIENQKGKEQLTSKGSNISIGQISNICSSGYQSITTQSQSSSPVELGQQQIEYVANKVPPPRKINNGKYGYISHRFTPANNSNLSNLNNNNDQDEHYAPLAYKSPLYPQNSNGNNGGALNAYNNNLIIGSNVSNTVSNSGLINGGGVYKSHLSTIGSGGNLHTSSSDERLSNNDNYRDLDSLNTVNGNGYDSFGSLHGRRLGSSRMPRTNPLMQYKREEPLDIHPIGSYPTGAGSARDHHHHGNSGPGRYQRRMSIDSGRTLSDSSTDTESGPKPTHHSVSVGLGGPAGSGHLGLLGSGGGNHSESKRRYHRTSTSKSVEQCEREIQRLQASVDELRQKLEESELKEVSEDREAISAHHSDSKIRSIIGRLLAMEEELRREQYKMSLVLSHKQRVIEAQGQQIAALDAANNRLLTALSSLRNRYENQSNQSDTSSPAPNASASSC, encoded by the exons ACACATCATACGAAAAAGCATGCCGAAGAGGCTCGGCACCGAGCACCCCGATTCTGGGTCAGAAGTCAGAATCAACCTCGCGGTTCACAAACTTCTTCTCCAAACG TTCCTTTCGATCGAACCCGCTGAAGCGCACAAAGTCCGTCACAAAGCTGGAACGTTCGAAGCGGGGCCAGGGTGGCCTGCGGGGTTCCCGATCACACGAGAGTCTACTCTCGAACCATGCTGTGATGTCCACCATCGATCTGTCCTGTATCGGCGCGATCGGAGTGGTTCCGGTGCACGCGTCAGTATTAGGCCGACGGCACTGCTTCCAGGTGCGAGGAGGCACCCGCGGCGAACGTTACTACAGCTGTGGATCCCGACAGGAGCGGGATCTATGGATCTACAGTTTACGCAAGTCGATCGCACCGAACGCCGAGAACACCAGGCGGACAGACAACTCGCTCAAAATGTGGGTCTACGAAGCCAAAGCACTGCCACCGAAGAAGAAGTACTTCTGCGAGATAAACCTCGACAAGACGCTGTACGGACGCACGTCGGTGAAGCTAAGAACGGAGCTCCTGTTCTGGGGCGAGTATTTCGACTTTCCGGACGTACCGGATATCAACGTGATAACGGTGAATGTCTACCGGGAAGGCGAGAAGAAAAAGAAACGTGACAAACATGCTCTCGTTGGTTCGGTAAAAATCCCGATTCATGAGGTGACCTCCCGAACTTTCTCCGAGGATTGGTATCCGATCATTTCGGATAAACATGATAGTATAAGCAAAAACTCTTCCAAAGAACCAATTCCCACATTGAGGATAAAGTGTCGCTTCCAAAGCATAGACATCCTTCCGTTTGGCGTGTACCAAGATTTCCTGgattatatcaaagaaaactacAAAAAAGTATGCGAAATATTGGAACCAGTTATCGGAGTGAAGGCAAAAGAAGACATTGGTCAAGCACTGGTACTGTTGATGCATGCCCAAGGAATGGCCGCGGCGTTTCTCACTGATGTGGTCGCTCTTGATCTGCTTCGAGTGGGCGATCAACGACTGACCTTCCGTGGTAATTCCCTGGCCACTAAGAGCATGGAAGCTTTCCTTAAACTTACCGGCGAGCAGTACCTGCAGGACACGTTGTCTACCCCAATCTCGGAAATTATCTCATCCGATCGTGACTGTGAGGTGGATCCGCTGAAAGCCAATGGTTCACTCTCACGCCAACAACAGGCGCTTCGGAACGCTGTTAAAACTGCTTGGAACAGCATTGCTGACAGCAGCAAAAACTTCCCAACACAACTACGCGATTGCTTTTCCACATTCCGCGAACGGTTACAGATGCTCGATCGTGAAGACATGGCCGACAACCTCATCAGCGCGTCCATCTTCCTGCGATTCTTGTGTCCTGCAATTCTCTCGCCAAGTCTTTTCAACATCACAACTGAGCTTCCATCGGCGAGGGCCACGCGCAATCTTACACTGGTTGCCAAAACGCTCCAGACATTGGCCAATTTCACTCGTTTCCAAGGTAAAGAAAACTTTATGGAATTCCTTAACGATTTTCTGGAACACGAAGCACCACGAATGAAGCAATTCCTGCATGACATTTCAACGCGATCAGAAAACCCCATGCAGGAAAGCATCCTGGACTGGGCGGGATACATCGACCAAGGAAAGCAACTGTCCATACTTCACACGCTGCTTGCCGAGAGCATTCAAAAACTGCCCACGTCCAAGCAGCTAGACCTGCACCCACTTCCGAGCATCTTGGAATCTATCACAGTCGCCAAGGAATCCAACAGTTTCATCACCACTCAACAGCAGAATCCTCAACCGCAGCCACATCCCAACCAGGAAAACCAAAGCTTATCAATCGCACCGCTAAAGAGCACAGAACGCGGCATAATGAGAGGAGTTCTAACTCCAACCTCCCTGGAAAAGAACATCTTCCGCTACAATGATCCAACCGTACGCCCTCTTCTAAGTCAAAACCAGAGCTCCAGCTCACTCCAACACTCGCACTCCACTTCCAGTATTAACTCGGCCACCAATCTGCACGTGGTGAGCCCCACAATCACACATCACAACATGTCCAGTACAAACAACTCCTCCGATAATAAATACCAATACCAGGTCGGCAGCATGCGAACATACGGCACCGTCTCGCAGTACTACAACAATTCCAGCAACATCGGAAGTCTTAAGAACGAAAAAGAGAAGAGCCCAGTCCTTAACTGCGGTATTCGGGCGAGCACGCTACCCAGAAACAATGCCGTCACTGTTAGCAACGGAACAATTAACGGGGAACCCGAGGAGCACAACAATGCTACTAATCTTATTCAGATCGGCTTCGATCCCAGCAATGCCTTCAACCGAAAGAGTCCAACCCCACTGCTGAAGTCTTCAACTCACATCAACGGCAGTCGAAGTCGTAACCTGAACGGTTCTCAGCTTAGCCTCCTCTCGGACATCGGCAAGAACCCACTCAGCTTGGGAATCCCACACAGCGAGATGGTCACCAGTACGACTCCAACACCCGCCCAAACCCAGTCCAACCCTTCCAACATGCCGATGAGTCTGGACGACCTggaggacctactaaactacgcCGATGAGCAAAACATTGAAAACCAAAAAGGCAAGGAGCAACTTACGAGCAAGGGCAGCAACATCTCAATCGGACAGATCTCCAACATCTGCAGCTCTGGATACCAAAGCATAACGACACAGTCGCAGAGCTCCAGCCCAGTAGAACTCGGCCAGCAACAGATCGAGTACGTGGCAAACAAAGTGCCACCACCCCGAAAAATCAACAACGGCAAATACGGCTACATCAGTCACAGATTCACTCCTGCCAACAACTCCAACCTGTCCAATTTGAACAACAACAACGATCAGGACGAGCACTACGCTCCTCTGGCGTACAAGAGTCCTCTCTACCCGCAGAACTCGAACGGGAACAACGGCGGAGCTCTGAATGCGTACAACAACAACCTAATCATCGGGAGTAACGTTAGCAACACAGTTAGCAACAGCGGATTGATAAACGGCGGAGGCGTCTACAAAAGTCACCTCAGCACGATCGGAAGCGGAGGAAACCTGCACACGTCCAGTAGCGACGAACGGTTAAGCAATAACGACAACTATCGGGACCTGGATTCGTTGAATACCGTCAACGGTAATGGTTACGATTCCTTCGGCAGTCTACATGGCAGACGGTTGGGCAGCAGTCGAATGCCGCGAACGAACCCTTTGATGCAA TACAAGCGCGAAGAGCCGCTGGATATTCATCCGATCGGAAGTTACCCCACCGGAGCGGGCAGCGCCCGTGACCATCACCATCACGGCAACTCCGGACCGGGTCGCTACCAACGTCGGATGAGCATCGATTCCGGCCGGACACTGTCGGACAGTTCGACCGATACCGAGAGCGGACCCAAGCCAACGCACCATTCGGTGTCCGTCGGTTTGGGCGGACCAGCGGGTAGCGGTCATCTGGGCCTGCTCGGCAGTGGCGGCGGCAATCACAGCGAAAGCAAACGGAGATATCATCGCACCAGCACCAGTAAATCGGTGGAACAGTGCGAGCGGGAAATCCAACGACTTCAGGCTTCGGTGGATGAGCTGCGCCAGAAGCTGGAAGAATCCGAACTGAAGGAGGTCAGCGAGGACCGGGAGGCCATTTCGGCGCACCATAGCGATTCGAAGATCCGCAGCATCATTGGACG TCTACTGGCCATGGAGGAGGAACTCCGCCGGGAGCAGTACAAGATGTCGCTGGTCCTGTCGCACAAGCAGCGGGTCATCGAAGCCCAAGGGCAGCAAATTGCTGCCCTGGATGCGGCCAATAACCGGCTGCTAACTGCCCTGTCGAGCCTGCGGAATCGCTACGAAAACCAATCCAACCAAAGTGACACCAGTTCCCCGGCGCCGAATGCCAGTGCATCGTCCTGCTAG